The genome window CAGGCTGCCAGATGTAGGTGTCGAAACCCGCCGGAGCGGAAAGCTGCGCCAGGCCGCCGCTGCACACGACAGGGTTGCCGCCAATGATGATGGGGGCTTGCGGCGATGGTGTCACGGTCACGGTGATGGTGGTATCGTAAGTGCAGCCGAAGTTGTCCGTTACCGAGAAATTGTAGTCGAAGGTCCCGGGCGTGGCACCCACCATCGTCGCGCTGTACGGGTCGTTCGGGTCGCTGATCAGGTTCTGGCCCGTCCATGCAGCAGAGTCGGCGGTCTGACCGAGCACAGGCGTGTATACCGTGAGGCTGGGGAAGAGGTCCGGATCGAATGTGATTGACCAATCGCAGATGTAACCATTATCGATGGCGAAGAGGTCAGTAATGGTGAATGTCCACTGGCCATTGAGCGGGCAACCGATCAGGTTGCTGAAGGGCTGCACGCTCTCATAGGTTCCGGCCGGGATCGTACCCCCGGCATTCTCGATCCAGGTGCCATTCGTGGCGGTGGGGCTCCAGCAATACTCCCAGCAGGTCCCCGGCGTTTCCGACTCGTCATCAACTGGCACCCCGATGTAGGTGCCGCCGCCACCTTGCTGGTGGAACACGGTGGTCTGGCCATTCGGACAGGCAATCTGGATCACCAGGTCGCCCATGTAACTGTGCTCCATGGTGGCGCATACGCTCAACAGGTCGGTAGGGTCGGTAAGCGTTTGGCCTGGGTCGAAATTGGTGAACGTGATGGCGGTGGTGAAAGGGACACCCTGCAGATCGGGGAGGAATAAGCCACCGCCCAAATTGCTTTCCGGCAAAGCGGACCAGGTTACTGCGGTAGGGCTCGAGACCAATGGCAACGTATCGCCTTGGCAGATCGTGGTGTCGCCCGTTGTTCCCGTGAAGAGCGGCGTGGTGCTGACGAGAACCTGCAGATCAACCACGTTCACGCTCGCGCAGTCGTTATCGTCGACTACCGTGACTTGCACAACGTATTCGGCGGGATCCGTGAAGGCGTGCGTCACCACCTCTCCGCTGGTGCTATCAACCGTGCCGTCAGCGAAATCCCAGATGTATTGTTCGATATTGAAGCCGCTCGCTGCTGTCGATGCGCTGGCATTGAACGTGATCTGCTCGCCCTGGCAGGCCAGCAAGGGAATGGCGCTGCCGAAGGTGGCCACGGCCGTAGGGGGCTCGCAGGGCTGGAAGCAGGTGATGTTGGCTGCGAAGTCGCCAGTGCCCGTGCCGTTGCTCGTAAAGACCACCGTGAGGCAGCCAGTCGGGTTAGCGAAGCTCGCTGAGATGATTCCTGGATTGTCGCCTGCCGCCCAGGTGCCGATCAGCGGCGCGCTCGTGTTGTCCCCGTCATAGATGCTCATCTGGTCATTCGGTGACACCCCGGCCGAGCTCAGATTGAATATCACCCACTGCAGCGAGATGGCCGGCCCTGATCCATCGGGGCAGATCACCGAGGTGAAGTTCTCATTGTCACCGTACGGGCCGCCGTTGCCATTGCTGTCCAGG of Flavobacteriales bacterium contains these proteins:
- a CDS encoding gliding motility-associated C-terminal domain-containing protein, with the translated sequence MMLRSWIAVGLTAAALTANAQEYYMNQPNVNACQGAFLDSNGNGGPYGDNENFTSVICPDGSGPAISLQWVIFNLSSAGVSPNDQMSIYDGDNTSAPLIGTWAAGDNPGIISASFANPTGCLTVVFTSNGTGTGDFAANITCFQPCEPPTAVATFGSAIPLLACQGEQITFNASASTAASGFNIEQYIWDFADGTVDSTSGEVVTHAFTDPAEYVVQVTVVDDNDCASVNVVDLQVLVSTTPLFTGTTGDTTICQGDTLPLVSSPTAVTWSALPESNLGGGLFLPDLQGVPFTTAITFTNFDPGQTLTDPTDLLSVCATMEHSYMGDLVIQIACPNGQTTVFHQQGGGGTYIGVPVDDESETPGTCWEYCWSPTATNGTWIENAGGTIPAGTYESVQPFSNLIGCPLNGQWTFTITDLFAIDNGYICDWSITFDPDLFPSLTVYTPVLGQTADSAAWTGQNLISDPNDPYSATMVGATPGTFDYNFSVTDNFGCTYDTTITVTVTPSPQAPIIIGGNPVVCSGGLAQLSAPAGFDTYIWQPGSLFGSNVQVGAGTYTVTVAYGNCPLTSDPLTVTEAPAPSPVITGPPFSCGGANATLSTTEPYATYAWSNQATTPTITVGTGTYTVTVTTAQGCSGVSAPYQVLVANNPVADFGTSPQSPQPMSTTVDFTDLSTIAGGTITSWSWDFDDQGAGSTAQNPSWTFENPGQYAVTLTVTTADGCSHSVTNIFVIFPPDITIPNVITPNGDRANDYFVIDNIEYWGNELTIYGRWGNKVYSATNYKNTWKGDDVPDGTYFYVLTLSDKSERTGHITVLR